One window from the genome of Ovis canadensis isolate MfBH-ARS-UI-01 breed Bighorn chromosome 21, ARS-UI_OviCan_v2, whole genome shotgun sequence encodes:
- the CDC42BPG gene encoding serine/threonine-protein kinase MRCK gamma isoform X9 — protein sequence MERRLRALERLARGEAGGGPGLDGLLDLLLGLHHELSSAPLRRERNVAQFLSWVSPFVAKVKELRLQRDDFEILKVIGRGAFGEVAVVRQRDSGQIFAMKMLHKWEMLKRAETACFREERDVLVKGDSRWVTALHYAFQDEEYLYLVMDYYAGGDLLTLLSRFEDRLPPELAQFYLAEMVLAIHSLHQLGYVHRDVKPDNILLDMNGHIRLADFGSCLRLNNSGMVDSSVAVGTPDYISPEILQAMEEGKGHYGPQCDWWSLGVCAYELLFGETPFYAESLVETYGKIMNHEDHLQFPDVPDVPASAQDLIRQLLCRQEERLGRRGLDDFRNHPFFEGVDWERLATSTAPYIPELRGPMDTSNFDVDDDTLNHPGTLPPPSHGTFLGHHLPFVGFTYTSGSPSPESSSEQLAPLERKLRCLEQEKLELSRKLQEALQTPSDHRELEQLRKEVQTLQDRLSETLGDSKADGCPAGSPGQDSDLRQERDQLLQELAEARVGQQAQARELREAKGRQEELLRKLQEAQEREAVMANQTQALNSQLEESYDAQSRLQAQVAALKREVTQLQRQRERSPEKASPQVKVTFHTASETNGTGSPEGGGPQETQLKQEVAALRAQLEQARGQGPSGKEEVLCQLQEENRRLSQEQERLIEELEREQQSKQRLEGERRETESNWEAQIADILSWVNDEKVSRGYLQALATKMAEELESLRNVGTQTLPSRPLDHQWKARRLQKMEASARLELQSALEAEIRAKQGLQEQLTQAQEAQLRAESRLQEAEKRHQALQQEVALLREELRVRGPLDTKPSNSLIPFLSFRSSEKDSAKDAGTSGEAPELRPEGRRSLRLGAVFPRMPAASTPPTESPPAKPGSHTLRPRSFPSPTKCLRCTSLMLGLGRQGLGCDVCGYFCHPTCAPQAPPCPVPPALLHTALGVHPETGTGTAYEGFLSVPRPSGVRRGWQRVFAALSDSRLLLFDAPDPKLSPASGALLQALDLRDPQFSATPVLAPDVIHAQSKDLPRIFRVTASQLTVPPATCTVLLLAESEGERERWLQVLGELQRLLLDAQPRPRPVYTLKEAYDNGLPLLSHALCAAIVDQERLALGTEEGLFVIHLHSNGYAAPYLTVFSENAIDVFDVRRAEWVQTVPLKKVRPLNPEGSLFLFGTEKVRLTYLRNPRAEKDEFDIPNLTDNSRRQLFRTKSKRRFFFRVSEEQLQQQRREMLKDPFVRSKLISTPTNFNHLVHVGPTDGRPGARDLPPLAVEEKGRGARGSGPQRPHSFSEASRRPASMGSDGLAKDADPMKRKPWTSLSSESVSCPQGSLSPAVSLIQVSERPRSLPPAPESESSP from the exons ATGGAGCGGCGGCTGCGCGCGCTGGAGCGGCTGGCGCGGGGCGAGGCCGGTGGCGGCCCGGGGCTCGACGGCCTCCTGGATCTGCTGCTGGGGCTGCACCACGAGCTCAGCAGCGCCCCCCTGCGGCGGGAGCGCAATGTGGCGCAGTTCCTGAGCTGGG TCAGTCCCTTCGTAGCAAAGGTGAAAGAGCTGCGGCTGCAGAGAGACGACTTTGAGATCTTGAAGGTGATCGGCCGAGGGGCCTTCGGGGAG GTCGCTGTGGTGAGGCAGAGGGACAGTGGGCAGATTTTTGCCATGAAAATGCTGCACAAGTGGGAGATGCTGAAGAGGGCTGAG ACGGCCTGTTTCCGGGAGGAGCGGGATGTTCTGGTGAAGGGGGACAGCCGCTGGGTGACCGCTCTGCATTATGCTTTCCAAGATGAGGAGTATCTG TACCTGGTGATGGATTACTACGCTGGAGGGGACCTCCTCACTCTGCTGAGCCGCTTTGAAGACCGCCTCCCGCCCGAGCTGGCCCAGTTCTACCTGGCTGAGATGGTGCTGGCCATTCACTCGCTGCATCAGTTGGGCTACGTCCACAG ggatgTCAAGCCAGACAATATCCTGCTGGACATGAACGGGCACATCCGCTTGGCCGACTTTGGCTCCTGCCTACGTCTCAACAACAGTGGCATG GTGGACTCATCGGTGGCAGTGGGGACACCTGACTACATCTCCCCCGAGATCCTGCAGgccatggaggagggcaagggCCACTACGGCCCACAGTGCGACTGGTGGTCCCTGGGGGTCTGTGCCTATGAGCTGCTCTTCGGGGAGACGCCCTTCTATGCTGAATCTCTGGTGGAAACCTACGGCAAGATCATGAACCACGAG GACCACCTGCAGTTCCCCGACGTGCCCGACGTGCCAGCCAGTGCCCAAGACCTGATCCGCCAGCTGCTGTGCCGCCAGGAGGAGCGTCTGGGCCGAAGAGGGCTGGATGACTTCCGGAACCACCCCTTCTTTGAAGGCGTGGACTGGGAGAGGCTGGCGACCAGCACTGCCCCCTACATCCCCGAGTTGCGTGGGCCCATGGACACCTCCAACTTCGATGTGGACGACGACACCCTCAACCATCCA GGAACCCTGCCGCCGCCCTCCCACGGGACCTTCTTAGGCCACCACCTGCCATTCGTGGGCTTCACCTACACCTCAGGCAG tcccagccctgAGAGCAGCTCTGAGCAGTTGGCGCCGCTGGAGCGGAAGCTCCGCTGTCTGGAGCAGGAGAAGCTGGAGCTGAGCCGGAAGCTCCAAG AGGCTCTGCAGACCCCCTCGGACCATCGGGAGCTAGAGCAGCTGCGGAAGGAAGTGCAGACTCTACAGGACAGGCTGTCAG AGACGCTGGGGGACAGCAAGGCAGACGGGTGTCCGGCTGGCAGCCCAGGCCAGGACAGTGACCTGCGGCAGGAGAGAGACCAGCTCCTCCAG GAGCTGGCTGAGGCTCGGGTGGGGCAGCAGGCACAGGCGCGGGAGCTTCGCGAGGCCAAAGGGCGGCAGGAGGAGCTGCTCCGGAAGCTGCAAGAGGCCCAGGAGAGAGAGGCAGTCATGGCCAACCAGACCCAAGCCCTGAACTCCCAGCTGGAGGAATCCTACGATGCCCAGAGCAGG CTGCAAGCTCAGGTGGCCGCCCTGAAGCGAGAGGTGACTCAGCTCCAGAGACAGCGGGAACGAAGCCCGGAGAAGGCGTCTCCCCAGGTCAAGGTG ACCTTCCACACCGCCTCTGAGACCAACGGCACAGGGTCACCTGAGGGTGGCGGGCCCCaggagacacagctgaagcaggaGGTGGCTGCGCTGCGTGCACAGCTGGAGCAGGCCCGCGGCCAGGG GCCAAGCGGCAAGGAGGAGGTGCTGTGCCAGCTGCAGGAGGAGAACCGGCGGCTGAGCCAGGAGCAGGAGCGG CTCATAGAAGAGCTGGAGCGGGAACAGCAGAGCAAGCAAAGGCTGGAAGGTGAGCGGCGGGAGACGGAAAGCAACTGGGAGGCCCAGATCGCCGACATCCTCAGCTG GGTGAATGATGAGAAGGTGTCAAGAGGCTACCTGCAGGCCCTGGCCACCAAGATGGCCGAGGAGCTGGAGTCCTTGCGGAACGTGGGCACCCAGACTCTCCCTTCCCGGCCGCTG GACCACCAGTGGAAGGCACGGAGGCTGCAGAAGATGGAGGCTTCAGCCAGGCTGGAGCTGCAGTCAGCGCTGGAGGCCGAGATCCGGGCCAAGCAGGGCCTGCAGGAGCAGCTGACTCAGGCACAGGAGGCCCAGCTGCGGGCTGAGAG CCGTCTGCAGGAGGCCGAGAAGCGGCACCAGGCCTTGCAGCAGGAGGTGGCGTTGCTGCGGGAGGAGCTGCGGGTGCGTGGGCCGCTGG ACACCAAGCCTTCAAACTCCCTGATTCCCTTCCTGTCCTTCCGGAGCTCAGAG AAGGATTCCGCCAAAGATGCGGGCACCTCTGGAGAGGCGCCGGAGCTGAGGCCGGAGGGCCGCCGCAGCCTGCGGCTGGGG GCTGTGTTCCCCAGGATGCCTGCTGCCTCCACACCCCCTACAGAAAGTCCCCCTGCAAAG CCTGGCTCACACACGCTGCGTCCCCGGAGCTTCCCATCCCCCACTAAGTGTCTCCGCTGCACCTCGCTGATGCTGGGCCTGGGCCGCCAGGGCCTGGGCTGTGACG TTTGCGGCTACTTCTGTCACCCGACTTGTGCCCCACAGGCCCCCCCCTgccctgtgccccctgccctcctccacacGGCCCTGGGAGTGCACCCCGAAACGGGCACGGGCACCGCCTACGAGGGCTTCCTGTCG GTGCCACGGCCCTCGGGTGTCCGGCGGGGCTGGCAGCGAGTGTTCGCCGCCCTCAGCGACTCACGCCTGCTGCTCTTTGATGCCCCAGACCCGAAGCTCAGCCCGGCCAGCGGGGCCCTCCTGCAGGCTCTGGATCTGAG GGACCCCCAGTTCTCAGCCACCCCTGTCCTGGCCCCTGATGTTATCCACGCCCAATCCAAGGACCTGCCTCGCATCTTTAGG GTGACGGCCTCCCAGCTGACCGTGCCGCCTGCCACATGCACCGTGCTGCTGCTGGCGGAGAGCGAGGGTGAGCGGGAGCGCTGGCTGCAGGTGCTGGGCGAGCTGCAGCGGCTGCTGCTGGACGCgcagccccggccccggcctgtgTACACCCTCAAGGAGGCCTACGACAACGGGCTGCCGCTGCTGTCCCACGCGCTCTGCGCCGCCATCGTTG ACCAGGAACGCCTTGCTCTGGGCACCGAGGAAGGGCTGTTTGTGATCCACCTGCACAGTAACG GTTATGCAGCCCCCTACCTGACAGTGTTCAGCGAGAATGCCATCGATGTGTTTGATGTGAGGAGGGCAGAATGGGTCCAGACCGTGCCACTCAAGAAG GTGCGACCCCTGAACCCAGAGGGCTCCCTGTTCCTCTTCGGTACCGAGAAGGTCCGGCTGACCTACCTCAGGAACCCGCGGGCAG AGAAGGACGAGTTCGACATCCCCAACCTCACGGACAACAGCCGGCGCCAGCTCTTCCGCACCAAGAGCAAGCGCCGCTTCTTCTTCCGCGTGTCAGaggagcagctgcagcagcagcgcAG ggagatgctgaaggacccTTTCGTGCGCTCCAAGCTCATCTCAACGCCCACCAACTTCAACCACCTGGTGCACGTGGGCCCTACAGACGGGAGACCTGGCGCCAGGGACCTGCCCCCTCTG GCTGTGGAAGAGAAGGGACGAGGTGCCCGTGGCTCTGGCCCGCAGCGGCCCCACAGCTTCTCCGAGGCCTCGCGGCGCCCAGCCTCCATGGGCAGTGACGGCCTCGCTAAAGACGCAGACCCCA TGAAGAGGAAGCCTTGGACATCTCTGTCCAGCGAGTCTGTGTCCTGCCCCCAGGGATCTCTGAGCCCTGCCGTCTCCCTGATACAG GTCTCAGAACGACCCCGgagcctccccccagcccctgaaTCTGAGAGCTCCCCTTGA
- the CDC42BPG gene encoding serine/threonine-protein kinase MRCK gamma isoform X5, whose product MERRLRALERLARGEAGGGPGLDGLLDLLLGLHHELSSAPLRRERNVAQFLSWVSPFVAKVKELRLQRDDFEILKVIGRGAFGEVAVVRQRDSGQIFAMKMLHKWEMLKRAETACFREERDVLVKGDSRWVTALHYAFQDEEYLYLVMDYYAGGDLLTLLSRFEDRLPPELAQFYLAEMVLAIHSLHQLGYVHRDVKPDNILLDMNGHIRLADFGSCLRLNNSGMVDSSVAVGTPDYISPEILQAMEEGKGHYGPQCDWWSLGVCAYELLFGETPFYAESLVETYGKIMNHEDHLQFPDVPDVPASAQDLIRQLLCRQEERLGRRGLDDFRNHPFFEGVDWERLATSTAPYIPELRGPMDTSNFDVDDDTLNHPGTLPPPSHGTFLGHHLPFVGFTYTSGSPSPESSSEQLAPLERKLRCLEQEKLELSRKLQEALQTPSDHRELEQLRKEVQTLQDRLSETLGDSKADGCPAGSPGQDSDLRQERDQLLQELAEARVGQQAQARELREAKGRQEELLRKLQEAQEREAVMANQTQALNSQLEESYDAQSRLQAQVAALKREVTQLQRQRERSPEKASPQVKVTFHTASETNGTGSPEGGGPQETQLKQEVAALRAQLEQARGQGPSGKEEVLCQLQEENRRLSQEQERLIEELEREQQSKQRLEGERRETESNWEAQIADILSWVNDEKVSRGYLQALATKMAEELESLRNVGTQTLPSRPLDHQWKARRLQKMEASARLELQSALEAEIRAKQGLQEQLTQAQEAQLRAESRLQEAEKRHQALQQEVALLREELRVRGPLDTKPSNSLIPFLSFRSSEKDSAKDAGTSGEAPELRPEGRRSLRLGAVFPRMPAASTPPTESPPAKPGSHTLRPRSFPSPTKCLRCTSLMLGLGRQGLGCDVCGYFCHPTCAPQAPPCPVPPALLHTALGVHPETGTGTAYEGFLSVPRPSGVRRGWQRVFAALSDSRLLLFDAPDPKLSPASGALLQALDLRDPQFSATPVLAPDVIHAQSKDLPRIFRVTASQLTVPPATCTVLLLAESEGERERWLQVLGELQRLLLDAQPRPRPVYTLKEAYDNGLPLLSHALCAAIVDQERLALGTEEGLFVIHLHSNDIFQVGECRRVQRLAVSPAAGLLVALCGRGPSVRLFALAELENVEATSAKIPESRGCQALAAGRILQARTPVLCVAVKRQVLCYQLGPGPGPWQRRIRELQAPAPVQSLGLLGDRLCVGAAGTFTLYPLLNEAAPLVLGAGLVPEELPPSRGGLGEALGAVELSLSEFLLLFTTAGVYVDSGGRKSRMQELLWPAAPTGWGYAAPYLTVFSENAIDVFDVRRAEWVQTVPLKKVRPLNPEGSLFLFGTEKVRLTYLRNPRAEKDEFDIPNLTDNSRRQLFRTKSKRRFFFRVSEEQLQQQRREMLKDPFVRSKLISTPTNFNHLVHVGPTDGRPGARDLPPLAVEEKGRGARGSGPQRPHSFSEASRRPASMGSDGLAKDADPMKRKPWTSLSSESVSCPQGSLSPAVSLIQVSERPRSLPPAPESESSP is encoded by the exons ATGGAGCGGCGGCTGCGCGCGCTGGAGCGGCTGGCGCGGGGCGAGGCCGGTGGCGGCCCGGGGCTCGACGGCCTCCTGGATCTGCTGCTGGGGCTGCACCACGAGCTCAGCAGCGCCCCCCTGCGGCGGGAGCGCAATGTGGCGCAGTTCCTGAGCTGGG TCAGTCCCTTCGTAGCAAAGGTGAAAGAGCTGCGGCTGCAGAGAGACGACTTTGAGATCTTGAAGGTGATCGGCCGAGGGGCCTTCGGGGAG GTCGCTGTGGTGAGGCAGAGGGACAGTGGGCAGATTTTTGCCATGAAAATGCTGCACAAGTGGGAGATGCTGAAGAGGGCTGAG ACGGCCTGTTTCCGGGAGGAGCGGGATGTTCTGGTGAAGGGGGACAGCCGCTGGGTGACCGCTCTGCATTATGCTTTCCAAGATGAGGAGTATCTG TACCTGGTGATGGATTACTACGCTGGAGGGGACCTCCTCACTCTGCTGAGCCGCTTTGAAGACCGCCTCCCGCCCGAGCTGGCCCAGTTCTACCTGGCTGAGATGGTGCTGGCCATTCACTCGCTGCATCAGTTGGGCTACGTCCACAG ggatgTCAAGCCAGACAATATCCTGCTGGACATGAACGGGCACATCCGCTTGGCCGACTTTGGCTCCTGCCTACGTCTCAACAACAGTGGCATG GTGGACTCATCGGTGGCAGTGGGGACACCTGACTACATCTCCCCCGAGATCCTGCAGgccatggaggagggcaagggCCACTACGGCCCACAGTGCGACTGGTGGTCCCTGGGGGTCTGTGCCTATGAGCTGCTCTTCGGGGAGACGCCCTTCTATGCTGAATCTCTGGTGGAAACCTACGGCAAGATCATGAACCACGAG GACCACCTGCAGTTCCCCGACGTGCCCGACGTGCCAGCCAGTGCCCAAGACCTGATCCGCCAGCTGCTGTGCCGCCAGGAGGAGCGTCTGGGCCGAAGAGGGCTGGATGACTTCCGGAACCACCCCTTCTTTGAAGGCGTGGACTGGGAGAGGCTGGCGACCAGCACTGCCCCCTACATCCCCGAGTTGCGTGGGCCCATGGACACCTCCAACTTCGATGTGGACGACGACACCCTCAACCATCCA GGAACCCTGCCGCCGCCCTCCCACGGGACCTTCTTAGGCCACCACCTGCCATTCGTGGGCTTCACCTACACCTCAGGCAG tcccagccctgAGAGCAGCTCTGAGCAGTTGGCGCCGCTGGAGCGGAAGCTCCGCTGTCTGGAGCAGGAGAAGCTGGAGCTGAGCCGGAAGCTCCAAG AGGCTCTGCAGACCCCCTCGGACCATCGGGAGCTAGAGCAGCTGCGGAAGGAAGTGCAGACTCTACAGGACAGGCTGTCAG AGACGCTGGGGGACAGCAAGGCAGACGGGTGTCCGGCTGGCAGCCCAGGCCAGGACAGTGACCTGCGGCAGGAGAGAGACCAGCTCCTCCAG GAGCTGGCTGAGGCTCGGGTGGGGCAGCAGGCACAGGCGCGGGAGCTTCGCGAGGCCAAAGGGCGGCAGGAGGAGCTGCTCCGGAAGCTGCAAGAGGCCCAGGAGAGAGAGGCAGTCATGGCCAACCAGACCCAAGCCCTGAACTCCCAGCTGGAGGAATCCTACGATGCCCAGAGCAGG CTGCAAGCTCAGGTGGCCGCCCTGAAGCGAGAGGTGACTCAGCTCCAGAGACAGCGGGAACGAAGCCCGGAGAAGGCGTCTCCCCAGGTCAAGGTG ACCTTCCACACCGCCTCTGAGACCAACGGCACAGGGTCACCTGAGGGTGGCGGGCCCCaggagacacagctgaagcaggaGGTGGCTGCGCTGCGTGCACAGCTGGAGCAGGCCCGCGGCCAGGG GCCAAGCGGCAAGGAGGAGGTGCTGTGCCAGCTGCAGGAGGAGAACCGGCGGCTGAGCCAGGAGCAGGAGCGG CTCATAGAAGAGCTGGAGCGGGAACAGCAGAGCAAGCAAAGGCTGGAAGGTGAGCGGCGGGAGACGGAAAGCAACTGGGAGGCCCAGATCGCCGACATCCTCAGCTG GGTGAATGATGAGAAGGTGTCAAGAGGCTACCTGCAGGCCCTGGCCACCAAGATGGCCGAGGAGCTGGAGTCCTTGCGGAACGTGGGCACCCAGACTCTCCCTTCCCGGCCGCTG GACCACCAGTGGAAGGCACGGAGGCTGCAGAAGATGGAGGCTTCAGCCAGGCTGGAGCTGCAGTCAGCGCTGGAGGCCGAGATCCGGGCCAAGCAGGGCCTGCAGGAGCAGCTGACTCAGGCACAGGAGGCCCAGCTGCGGGCTGAGAG CCGTCTGCAGGAGGCCGAGAAGCGGCACCAGGCCTTGCAGCAGGAGGTGGCGTTGCTGCGGGAGGAGCTGCGGGTGCGTGGGCCGCTGG ACACCAAGCCTTCAAACTCCCTGATTCCCTTCCTGTCCTTCCGGAGCTCAGAG AAGGATTCCGCCAAAGATGCGGGCACCTCTGGAGAGGCGCCGGAGCTGAGGCCGGAGGGCCGCCGCAGCCTGCGGCTGGGG GCTGTGTTCCCCAGGATGCCTGCTGCCTCCACACCCCCTACAGAAAGTCCCCCTGCAAAG CCTGGCTCACACACGCTGCGTCCCCGGAGCTTCCCATCCCCCACTAAGTGTCTCCGCTGCACCTCGCTGATGCTGGGCCTGGGCCGCCAGGGCCTGGGCTGTGACG TTTGCGGCTACTTCTGTCACCCGACTTGTGCCCCACAGGCCCCCCCCTgccctgtgccccctgccctcctccacacGGCCCTGGGAGTGCACCCCGAAACGGGCACGGGCACCGCCTACGAGGGCTTCCTGTCG GTGCCACGGCCCTCGGGTGTCCGGCGGGGCTGGCAGCGAGTGTTCGCCGCCCTCAGCGACTCACGCCTGCTGCTCTTTGATGCCCCAGACCCGAAGCTCAGCCCGGCCAGCGGGGCCCTCCTGCAGGCTCTGGATCTGAG GGACCCCCAGTTCTCAGCCACCCCTGTCCTGGCCCCTGATGTTATCCACGCCCAATCCAAGGACCTGCCTCGCATCTTTAGG GTGACGGCCTCCCAGCTGACCGTGCCGCCTGCCACATGCACCGTGCTGCTGCTGGCGGAGAGCGAGGGTGAGCGGGAGCGCTGGCTGCAGGTGCTGGGCGAGCTGCAGCGGCTGCTGCTGGACGCgcagccccggccccggcctgtgTACACCCTCAAGGAGGCCTACGACAACGGGCTGCCGCTGCTGTCCCACGCGCTCTGCGCCGCCATCGTTG ACCAGGAACGCCTTGCTCTGGGCACCGAGGAAGGGCTGTTTGTGATCCACCTGCACAGTAACG ACATCTTCCAGGTGGGCGAGTGCCGGCGGGTGCAGCGGCTGGCCGTGAGCCCCGCTGCGGGCCTTCTGGTCGCGCTGTGTGGCCGAGGCCCCAGCGTGCGCCTCTTTGCCCTGGCAGAGCTGGAGAACGTGGAGGCAACCAGCGCCAAGATCCCCGAGTCTCGAGGCTGCCAGGCCCTGGCGGCCGGGCGCATCCTGCAGGCCCGCACCCCCGTGCTCTGTGTTGCGGTCAAGCGCCAGGTGCTCTGCTACCAGCTGGGCCCAGGCCCGGGGCCCTGGCAGCGCCGCATCCGTGAGCTTCAGGCACCAGCACCCGTGCAGAGCCTGGGGCTGCTGGGCGATCGGCTGTGCGTGGGCGCGGCTGGCACCTTCACCCTCTACCCGCTGCTTAACGAGGCAGCGCCTTTAGTGCTGGGGGCCGGTCTTGTGCCTGAGGAGCTCCCCCCATCCCGCGGGGGCCTGGGCGAGGCCCTGGGCGCTGTGGAGCTCAGCCTCAGTGAGTTCCTGCTGCTCTTCACTACTGCTGGGGTCTACGTGGACAGCGGCGGCCGCAAGTCTCGCATGCAAGAGCTGCTGTGGCCAGCAGCACCCACGGGCTGGG GTTATGCAGCCCCCTACCTGACAGTGTTCAGCGAGAATGCCATCGATGTGTTTGATGTGAGGAGGGCAGAATGGGTCCAGACCGTGCCACTCAAGAAG GTGCGACCCCTGAACCCAGAGGGCTCCCTGTTCCTCTTCGGTACCGAGAAGGTCCGGCTGACCTACCTCAGGAACCCGCGGGCAG AGAAGGACGAGTTCGACATCCCCAACCTCACGGACAACAGCCGGCGCCAGCTCTTCCGCACCAAGAGCAAGCGCCGCTTCTTCTTCCGCGTGTCAGaggagcagctgcagcagcagcgcAG ggagatgctgaaggacccTTTCGTGCGCTCCAAGCTCATCTCAACGCCCACCAACTTCAACCACCTGGTGCACGTGGGCCCTACAGACGGGAGACCTGGCGCCAGGGACCTGCCCCCTCTG GCTGTGGAAGAGAAGGGACGAGGTGCCCGTGGCTCTGGCCCGCAGCGGCCCCACAGCTTCTCCGAGGCCTCGCGGCGCCCAGCCTCCATGGGCAGTGACGGCCTCGCTAAAGACGCAGACCCCA TGAAGAGGAAGCCTTGGACATCTCTGTCCAGCGAGTCTGTGTCCTGCCCCCAGGGATCTCTGAGCCCTGCCGTCTCCCTGATACAG GTCTCAGAACGACCCCGgagcctccccccagcccctgaaTCTGAGAGCTCCCCTTGA